One part of the Moorena sp. SIOASIH genome encodes these proteins:
- a CDS encoding peroxiredoxin-like family protein: MTLTQDLINLNTQLRAKQPEEAKAIMAKAGEDLANSGIVDNSLNVGDKAPNFTLPNAVGKPVELQHLLATGAVVISFYRGQWCPYCNLELRALQQFLPEIQKLGATLVAISPQTPDNSLSTTEKNHLTFEVLSDVGNKIAKEFGLVFTVPEELRPVYQSFGIDLPAHNGDETFELPIAATYVINSDGTITHAFVDLDYTKRLDPEEIVRALQTLAVAV, encoded by the coding sequence ATGACCTTAACCCAAGACTTGATTAACCTAAATACCCAGCTTCGCGCTAAGCAACCAGAAGAAGCCAAAGCCATCATGGCAAAAGCAGGGGAAGACCTCGCTAATTCTGGCATTGTAGACAATAGCCTCAATGTTGGTGACAAAGCCCCTAACTTTACCCTGCCTAATGCCGTAGGTAAACCTGTAGAATTGCAACACCTACTAGCCACCGGAGCCGTAGTAATTTCCTTCTACCGGGGTCAGTGGTGTCCTTACTGCAACCTAGAATTACGAGCCTTGCAGCAATTCTTACCAGAAATTCAGAAATTAGGTGCAACCCTAGTTGCTATTTCCCCTCAAACTCCCGATAATTCCCTATCCACTACAGAGAAAAACCACCTAACCTTTGAAGTACTAAGCGATGTTGGGAATAAGATTGCCAAAGAGTTTGGTCTAGTCTTCACCGTACCAGAAGAACTCCGACCAGTTTATCAAAGCTTTGGCATTGATTTACCTGCCCACAACGGCGATGAAACCTTTGAATTACCCATTGCCGCCACCTATGTAATTAATTCCGATGGAACCATCACCCATGCCTTCGTTGACCTAGATTACACCAAGCGACTTGACCCAGAAGAGATTGTCAGGGCATTACAAACCCTGGCTGTAGCCGTATAA
- a CDS encoding WD40 repeat domain-containing serine/threonine-protein kinase, whose product MSYCLNPNCPKPYNPDGNKFCQTCGTKLLLGQQYRPIKLIAAGGFGRTLLAIDEGKASKSYCVIKQFYPQGSNQGNNQGNNQGNNHPTRAARLFHQEALRLEQLGKHPQIPELFAHFQQDHHWYIVQEFIHGQNLAQELAATEPFRESQIRRLLSQLLPVVHFIHQGKVIHRDIKPENIIRRGILRPSARQGVITPPDLVLVDFGAAKYATATTLAKTGTTIGSAGYAAPEQIFGKAVFASDIYSLGVTCIHLLTQTQPFNLYDPMENGFVWRDFLVHNPVSRQLSRILDKMIQSSIKLRYQSAIAVMDDLGITQETEAGLTWEPFRRNQLTPQSTGKTGKAGKTGKTNVTSNSRPPRGNPRIIVFAATTLNGHSDEIYSVAFSPDGRTLASGCRDKTIKLWELKTAWEILTFGGWFSKHSAEVRAVAFSPQGKTVASGSADETIKLWNVRNGKEIFTFTGHSGEVNSIAFHPQGYHLASGSSDRTIKLWDVRTLKRLTTLTGHSSLIHSVVFRPDGKILASGSADATIKLWGSLSGQEIHTFEGHLDDVLAIAFTPNGQTLASASADGTIKLWDIGTAQEITTLNGHNGCVYAIAFDRSGKILASGSADTTIKLWDVDTTQEIGTLNGHLDAIHALAFGPNNRTLASGSFDNTIKIWR is encoded by the coding sequence GTGAGCTACTGTCTCAATCCCAACTGCCCTAAGCCTTACAATCCTGATGGCAACAAGTTTTGCCAAACTTGCGGCACTAAACTCTTGTTAGGACAGCAATACCGCCCTATTAAGCTGATTGCAGCAGGAGGCTTTGGCAGAACGCTTTTGGCCATCGACGAGGGAAAAGCGTCTAAATCCTACTGTGTGATTAAGCAATTTTACCCCCAAGGTAGCAATCAAGGTAACAATCAAGGTAACAATCAAGGTAACAATCATCCTACCAGAGCTGCTCGATTATTTCACCAGGAAGCCTTGCGCTTGGAACAGTTGGGCAAACATCCCCAGATTCCTGAACTCTTCGCCCATTTTCAACAAGATCATCACTGGTACATTGTCCAGGAATTTATCCATGGGCAAAATTTAGCTCAAGAGTTGGCAGCAACTGAACCATTCCGAGAAAGTCAGATTCGTAGACTCCTGAGTCAGTTGTTACCAGTGGTGCACTTTATCCACCAAGGTAAGGTGATTCATCGGGATATCAAGCCAGAGAATATCATTCGTCGTGGTATCCTCCGCCCCAGTGCTAGGCAGGGGGTTATCACTCCCCCAGACCTGGTACTGGTAGATTTTGGTGCTGCCAAGTATGCCACAGCCACTACCTTAGCCAAAACTGGCACAACTATTGGTAGTGCTGGTTATGCGGCTCCCGAACAAATCTTTGGTAAAGCAGTATTTGCCAGTGACATCTATAGTTTAGGGGTCACCTGCATTCATTTGTTGACCCAAACTCAGCCATTTAATTTATACGATCCGATGGAAAATGGCTTTGTCTGGCGGGATTTTTTGGTTCATAATCCCGTCAGTAGACAATTGAGTCGGATTCTCGACAAAATGATTCAGAGTTCCATCAAGCTCAGGTATCAATCCGCGATCGCAGTGATGGACGATTTAGGAATCACCCAAGAAACGGAAGCTGGTCTTACCTGGGAGCCATTCCGCCGTAATCAACTAACTCCCCAATCCACTGGTAAAACTGGTAAAGCTGGTAAAACTGGTAAAACTAATGTAACAAGCAACTCTCGGCCACCAAGAGGTAATCCCAGGATTATCGTTTTTGCAGCAACCACTCTCAACGGTCATTCCGATGAAATTTATTCTGTAGCCTTTAGCCCTGATGGACGTACCCTAGCCAGTGGGTGTAGGGACAAAACTATCAAGTTATGGGAGTTGAAAACAGCCTGGGAAATCCTTACCTTTGGAGGTTGGTTTTCTAAGCATTCCGCTGAAGTACGTGCTGTAGCATTTAGTCCTCAGGGAAAGACTGTTGCTAGTGGTAGCGCTGACGAGACCATCAAACTCTGGAATGTCCGTAATGGTAAAGAGATTTTCACCTTCACAGGGCATTCCGGTGAGGTCAATTCCATTGCCTTTCACCCCCAAGGATACCACCTTGCCAGTGGCAGTAGCGATCGCACTATTAAGCTTTGGGATGTTCGTACCCTTAAGCGGCTCACTACTCTGACAGGACATTCATCATTGATTCATTCAGTAGTCTTTAGGCCAGATGGAAAAATCCTTGCCAGTGGTAGTGCTGACGCTACCATCAAGCTGTGGGGTTCCTTAAGTGGTCAGGAAATTCACACCTTTGAAGGGCATTTAGACGACGTGCTTGCGATCGCGTTCACTCCCAATGGACAGACCCTAGCCAGTGCTAGTGCTGACGGTACTATCAAGCTTTGGGATATTGGCACTGCCCAGGAAATTACCACCCTCAACGGACATAATGGTTGTGTTTATGCGATCGCATTTGACCGTAGTGGCAAAATCCTCGCTAGTGGTAGTGCAGATACTACTATAAAGCTATGGGATGTTGATACAACTCAAGAAATTGGCACTCTCAACGGTCATTTAGACGCTATTCATGCTCTTGCTTTTGGTCCGAATAACAGAACTCTTGCCAGTGGTAGTTTCGATAACACTATCAAGATTTGGCGCTAA
- a CDS encoding Uma2 family endonuclease, with the protein MTGVTTNHNQIALNIATLFKLGLKGKQYKVYIGDVRLWIPRYRQYTYPDVMVIQGEPVYTGKGTTTVMNPMLIVEVLSNYTKNYDQGDKFLYYRSISEFKEYILIEQSEYRLLQYIKTATNQWQFTEYESENSVISLNSLELSVSFQDIYEGVNFKLNQE; encoded by the coding sequence ATGACTGGTGTTACTACCAATCATAATCAAATTGCCCTTAATATTGCTACCCTTTTCAAACTTGGGTTAAAGGGAAAACAGTACAAAGTTTACATTGGTGATGTGCGTTTGTGGATACCTCGTTACCGTCAGTATACCTATCCAGATGTTATGGTGATTCAGGGCGAACCGGTTTACACAGGTAAGGGAACAACTACAGTAATGAACCCGATGTTAATTGTCGAAGTTTTATCAAACTATACTAAAAACTATGACCAAGGTGATAAGTTTTTATACTATCGTTCCATCTCAGAATTCAAAGAATATATTCTAATCGAACAAAGTGAGTATCGTCTACTGCAATATATAAAAACTGCTACCAATCAATGGCAGTTCACTGAGTATGAATCAGAAAATTCCGTTATTTCTCTAAATTCCTTAGAGTTAAGCGTTTCTTTTCAAGATATTTACGAGGGGGTAAATTTTAAACTTAATCAAGAATAA
- a CDS encoding ATP-dependent Zn protease: MQQIALNLIAIGVFGMTLSVLLGPLLNISPAIPAVTTFGVLSLVTLDGFSFQGKGLTLLLDVLASTNPEHRGRIIRHEAGHFLVAYLLGIPITGYTLSAWEALKQGQLGNGGVTFDTEALSAKASSIREMRLTLDRFCTVWMAGIAAETIVYESVEGGAEDCEKLRDALEGLGFSASEYSVKARWAERQATSMITEHWESYEALVAAMEKRASVAECYEVIQ; this comes from the coding sequence ATGCAACAAATTGCGCTGAATTTAATTGCTATTGGTGTTTTTGGCATGACCCTTTCGGTTTTGCTAGGACCACTGTTGAATATTTCTCCGGCAATCCCTGCGGTAACTACTTTTGGTGTCTTGAGTCTTGTTACCCTAGATGGCTTCAGCTTCCAAGGGAAAGGGTTAACGCTGCTGTTAGATGTATTGGCGAGTACGAATCCTGAACATCGCGGACGCATAATTCGCCATGAAGCGGGTCATTTTCTGGTGGCTTACTTACTTGGTATTCCAATCACTGGTTACACCTTAAGTGCTTGGGAAGCTTTAAAGCAGGGACAACTGGGTAATGGTGGTGTAACGTTTGATACTGAGGCACTATCGGCTAAGGCTTCTAGTATTCGGGAAATGCGATTAACCTTAGATCGATTTTGCACGGTTTGGATGGCAGGCATTGCTGCGGAAACTATAGTCTATGAGAGTGTTGAGGGCGGAGCAGAAGACTGCGAAAAACTCCGAGATGCTTTGGAAGGGTTAGGTTTTTCTGCTAGTGAGTACTCAGTGAAAGCACGATGGGCTGAGCGTCAAGCGACTAGTATGATTACTGAACACTGGGAATCTTATGAAGCACTGGTGGCTGCTATGGAAAAACGGGCATCTGTGGCAGAGTGCTATGAGGTAATTCAGTAA
- a CDS encoding response regulator, translating to MNPPVFLVVDDHLEVAENNKLYLKNLEKSARCVIAETPTKAFEILDWHTPDLIVVDLHFSTITGDFSAKPGLNLLQNIFQNYPRLNVLVYTENPTPLVNLNGITSHKGGFTVAKKNKPRQDFVEHAISALKGELHLPNELLQKLNDKKLWDEPKIQLLQLACQECLSDWAIAQRTHKCENSVRNCFKQIRKLMGIEALHEYIPEKKKVNNERVAMCMEAHRRNLI from the coding sequence ATGAATCCACCTGTGTTTCTTGTCGTTGACGACCATTTAGAAGTAGCTGAAAACAACAAACTATATCTAAAAAACTTAGAAAAATCTGCCCGTTGTGTAATTGCCGAAACACCAACAAAAGCTTTTGAAATCCTTGATTGGCATACACCAGATTTAATCGTTGTAGACCTGCATTTTAGTACAATAACTGGTGATTTTTCTGCAAAACCAGGGTTAAATCTATTGCAAAATATATTCCAAAACTATCCTAGATTGAATGTTTTGGTGTACACCGAAAATCCTACTCCCCTAGTTAACTTGAATGGTATTACTAGTCATAAAGGGGGATTTACTGTGGCTAAGAAAAACAAACCAAGACAAGATTTTGTTGAACACGCCATTAGTGCTTTAAAAGGAGAATTACATTTACCCAATGAGTTGCTGCAAAAACTCAACGATAAAAAGCTCTGGGACGAGCCAAAAATTCAGTTACTGCAACTGGCTTGTCAAGAGTGCTTAAGTGATTGGGCTATTGCCCAGCGTACACATAAATGTGAGAATTCTGTTCGTAACTGTTTCAAACAAATTAGAAAATTAATGGGGATAGAAGCTCTACATGAATATATCCCAGAAAAGAAAAAGGTTAACAATGAACGGGTAGCTATGTGCATGGAGGCACATAGGCGTAATTTAATTTAG
- a CDS encoding transposase, whose translation MIILEFKAYGKKTQYSAIDEAIRTVKFIRNSCIRLWLDNKGTGKYDLSKYCKVLAKQFPFANELNSSARQAASERAWSSIARFYDNCKKKVPGKKGFPKFQKRGRSVEYKQSGWKLSPDKKSITFTDKKEIGKLKLKGTWDLWRFEKKQIKRVRIVCRADGYYVQFCVSVDVNEELESTGKTIGLDVGLKDFYTDSDGNTEPNPRFYRTGEKRLKFYQRRVSRRKKGSANRKKAIDRLGRQHLRISRQREEHAKRLARCVIWSNDLVAYEDLRVRNLVKNHCLAKSINDAGWYQFRKWLEHFGTKFGRITVAVNPAYTSQNCSQCGEVVTKSLSTRTHTCKCGCQLDRDHNAAINILKRALSTVGHTGTRIHDLNALGDLSSTLPDSGLVEQDGSLSKESPSF comes from the coding sequence ATGATAATTTTAGAGTTCAAGGCATACGGCAAAAAAACCCAATATTCTGCAATCGACGAGGCTATTCGGACTGTTAAATTTATCCGAAATAGCTGTATTCGTCTTTGGCTAGACAATAAGGGCACCGGGAAATACGACCTCAGCAAGTATTGTAAAGTCTTGGCTAAACAGTTCCCTTTTGCCAATGAATTGAACTCTAGCGCTCGCCAGGCCGCCTCCGAGAGAGCATGGTCATCAATCGCTCGTTTCTACGACAACTGCAAGAAGAAAGTACCTGGCAAAAAGGGCTTTCCTAAGTTCCAAAAGCGTGGCAGGTCGGTTGAATATAAGCAATCTGGGTGGAAGTTGTCCCCGGATAAAAAGTCAATCACTTTCACTGACAAGAAGGAAATTGGGAAGCTCAAGCTCAAAGGGACATGGGACTTATGGCGCTTCGAAAAGAAGCAAATAAAGAGGGTTAGGATTGTCTGTCGGGCTGATGGGTACTATGTCCAGTTTTGTGTTTCGGTTGATGTCAATGAGGAATTGGAGTCAACAGGGAAAACCATTGGACTGGATGTAGGACTCAAAGACTTTTATACCGATTCCGATGGAAATACCGAACCAAATCCCAGATTTTATCGAACGGGTGAAAAGCGGCTGAAGTTTTATCAACGCCGAGTATCCCGAAGAAAGAAAGGCTCTGCTAACCGAAAGAAAGCCATTGATAGACTAGGTAGGCAGCATCTTAGAATAAGTAGACAACGTGAAGAACATGCCAAAAGACTGGCACGTTGCGTAATCTGGTCTAACGACCTGGTCGCCTACGAAGATCTAAGAGTTAGGAATTTGGTGAAAAATCACTGTCTCGCCAAGTCTATTAATGATGCAGGTTGGTATCAATTCAGAAAATGGTTGGAACATTTTGGTACTAAGTTTGGTCGGATAACGGTTGCAGTTAATCCTGCTTATACCAGCCAGAATTGTTCCCAGTGTGGTGAAGTTGTCACAAAATCTTTGTCAACTCGAACTCATACCTGCAAATGTGGTTGTCAATTAGACAGAGACCACAATGCAGCCATCAACATTCTTAAGAGAGCCTTAAGTACGGTGGGGCACACCGGAACTAGGATCCATGATCTGAACGCTTTGGGAGATCTGTCCTCTACTCTTCCTGACTCCGGTCTGGTTGAGCAAGACGGGTCGTTGAGCAAAGAATCCCCGTCCTTCTAG
- the trxA gene encoding thioredoxin produces MSETAKYITLNDDNLETEVLNSSIPVIVDFWAPWCGPCRVMNPIVTELATEFDGVVKVGKLNVDDYEQLASNYHIEAIPSLLFFNQGKVVERFEGLVRKPTLVDKINALTNLISV; encoded by the coding sequence ATGTCAGAAACAGCCAAATATATTACCCTAAATGACGATAACTTGGAAACCGAAGTGCTCAACAGTTCCATTCCAGTCATAGTAGATTTTTGGGCACCATGGTGTGGTCCTTGTCGGGTAATGAATCCAATCGTCACTGAATTAGCCACAGAATTTGATGGAGTTGTCAAAGTAGGCAAATTAAATGTTGATGACTACGAGCAACTAGCCAGCAACTATCACATTGAAGCAATTCCTTCCCTGTTGTTTTTCAACCAAGGTAAAGTAGTTGAACGGTTTGAAGGTCTTGTGCGTAAACCTACTCTGGTTGACAAAATTAATGCCCTAACTAATCTTATTTCTGTTTAA
- a CDS encoding pre-peptidase C-terminal domain-containing protein, protein MATFDDLGTFTGNSIIRNGELRILDRTDVFKFSVSNNSQINLNLYNISAGDDANLRLYQDTNNNGILDFGDQQVASSLQGGNADDVINYSATSGTYFAQVIRYALGSNGIVSYDLELSGTTTTTGTTATSKPNTYQPFNPNEVFSLNSNPDADHIIYLDFDGHTTTGTDWNEEFGSAIVTPAYDTDGDTSNFSTAEKETIWHIWQRVAEDFSPFNVNVTTAQPSDDQLKKTSGSDSQWGIRVVIGGDGTWYKPGTVGVAYMDSFNWDSDTPTFVFSEQYNGSEKEVAETISHEVGHTLGLEHDGNFTNQYYSGHGSGPTGWAPIMGNSDFKDLTQWSQGEYTGASNQEDDLDIITGQNGFGYRLDDYSNWRTDAAALSINDGQVENYGIIEQNNDIDWFEFNSTTGDIALDIEPFERGANLDILARLYNASGQLISSSNPIGSLSGSFNVDLDPGQYYLSVEGTGQGNLVTGYSDYGSLGQYSITGTIA, encoded by the coding sequence ATGGCTACTTTCGATGATTTAGGCACTTTCACGGGTAATTCCATCATCCGCAATGGGGAGCTTAGGATCTTAGACCGCACTGATGTGTTTAAGTTTAGCGTCTCAAACAACAGTCAAATTAACCTCAATCTATACAATATCAGTGCGGGTGATGATGCTAACCTCAGACTCTATCAGGACACTAACAACAATGGCATCTTGGACTTTGGCGACCAACAAGTGGCTAGCTCTTTACAGGGTGGCAATGCTGACGATGTTATCAACTACAGTGCTACCAGTGGCACTTACTTTGCCCAGGTAATACGCTACGCTCTTGGTAGCAATGGTATTGTTTCCTATGATTTAGAGTTGTCTGGAACTACTACAACTACTGGAACTACTGCAACTAGCAAACCAAATACCTATCAGCCCTTTAACCCCAACGAAGTCTTTTCCCTCAACAGCAACCCAGACGCAGACCACATTATCTACCTAGACTTTGATGGTCACACCACCACAGGTACTGACTGGAACGAGGAGTTCGGGAGTGCCATTGTGACCCCTGCCTATGACACGGATGGGGATACTTCGAATTTCTCCACTGCTGAGAAAGAGACGATTTGGCACATTTGGCAACGGGTAGCAGAAGACTTTAGTCCCTTTAATGTGAATGTGACTACTGCTCAACCTTCCGATGACCAACTCAAAAAAACTAGCGGTAGTGATTCCCAATGGGGCATTCGCGTTGTGATTGGGGGAGATGGTACCTGGTATAAACCAGGTACCGTTGGTGTGGCTTATATGGATTCATTCAACTGGGACAGTGATACCCCCACCTTTGTTTTTTCAGAACAGTATAACGGCAGTGAGAAAGAGGTGGCTGAGACCATTAGCCATGAGGTAGGTCATACCTTGGGTCTTGAACATGACGGTAATTTCACCAACCAGTATTACAGTGGTCATGGCAGCGGCCCAACAGGATGGGCTCCTATCATGGGGAATAGCGATTTCAAGGACTTAACTCAGTGGAGCCAAGGTGAGTATACCGGTGCCAGCAACCAAGAAGATGACCTAGACATCATCACTGGGCAAAATGGTTTTGGCTATCGCCTGGACGATTATAGTAACTGGCGAACCGATGCAGCAGCGCTATCCATCAATGATGGTCAGGTGGAAAATTATGGCATTATTGAACAAAATAACGACATTGACTGGTTTGAGTTCAATTCAACTACGGGCGATATAGCGCTAGATATTGAGCCTTTTGAGCGAGGAGCTAATTTAGACATTCTGGCTAGGCTATATAATGCTTCTGGTCAACTGATTAGCTCCTCTAATCCCATCGGTTCTCTATCCGGTAGCTTTAATGTTGACCTCGATCCAGGACAGTACTATCTAAGCGTTGAGGGTACTGGTCAAGGAAACTTAGTTACTGGATACAGTGATTATGGCAGCTTAGGACAATACTCTATTACTGGCACGATTGCTTAG
- a CDS encoding M15 family metallopeptidase, producing MNNPGLPGEPANLSEVTEVPVDDIPEAVRDRQDIKPRSRWQVALLIIGLLAIGGITFSLIPMEPTPEAQSKSGEATSSQSNTEASLQNPQASLNNTGNDGDNILGHLPYSEVLSSQLQPITRDGRIKLEAAAARKYKAMAAAARRQGVILVPISGFRSVEQQKYLFFQIKEKRGQVASKRAEVSAPPGYSEHHTGYAIDIGDGMTPATNLNPEFENTAAFKWLEKNAAFYSFELSFPRDNPQGISYEPWHWRFVGDTKSLETFYKGKKPTPPPLPPETPKFEDEV from the coding sequence TTGAATAACCCAGGTCTTCCGGGCGAACCAGCAAACCTTTCTGAGGTAACAGAGGTACCAGTAGATGATATTCCCGAGGCAGTAAGGGATAGACAGGATATTAAACCCCGGTCTCGTTGGCAGGTCGCGTTACTAATTATTGGACTACTAGCAATAGGAGGAATTACCTTTAGCCTGATTCCAATGGAACCAACTCCTGAAGCTCAGTCCAAGTCTGGTGAAGCAACATCGAGTCAAAGTAATACAGAAGCTAGTTTACAGAATCCCCAAGCTAGTCTAAACAATACGGGGAATGATGGTGATAACATTCTGGGACACTTACCCTACTCTGAAGTCCTAAGCTCACAACTGCAACCAATTACCCGTGATGGCCGGATCAAACTGGAGGCTGCAGCAGCTCGGAAATACAAAGCAATGGCAGCAGCAGCAAGAAGACAGGGGGTAATCCTAGTGCCAATTTCCGGTTTCCGTTCGGTGGAACAGCAAAAGTACCTGTTTTTTCAAATAAAAGAAAAGCGAGGACAGGTGGCTAGTAAACGGGCTGAAGTAAGTGCTCCTCCTGGCTACAGTGAGCATCACACTGGTTATGCGATCGATATTGGGGATGGCATGACACCAGCTACTAACCTTAATCCTGAGTTTGAGAATACGGCAGCCTTTAAGTGGTTGGAAAAGAATGCGGCTTTCTACAGCTTTGAGTTGTCTTTTCCTAGAGACAATCCCCAAGGAATTAGTTATGAGCCTTGGCACTGGAGGTTTGTCGGAGATACCAAGAGCTTGGAAACGTTCTACAAAGGTAAGAAACCTACTCCTCCTCCTCTGCCACCGGAAACACCAAAGTTTGAGGATGAAGTATGA
- a CDS encoding TetR/AcrR family transcriptional regulator, with protein sequence MLVRPEDLGYSIVHSCTDIQIITFIYDILTVSQNPSSVREATGLLDQSFQNCYSKDTSSATVMARHKTFDPEDVLEKAMETFWLYGYEGTSMQDLVKTMGINRGSLYDTFGDKRSLFLAAIAHYNDTCVKNAIASLEAPTASKQAIIDFFYNLIEGAVDDKDHRGCLLTNTAVELCPHDPQTKSRIAANLRSVENAFKKALSTATEQGELTTNHDLQALAQYFTSSIQGLRVISKVNPDPETLRAIVKVILSVLD encoded by the coding sequence TTGCTGGTTCGCCCGGAAGACCTGGGTTATTCAATAGTCCACTCCTGCACTGACATCCAAATTATTACATTTATTTATGACATACTGACCGTTTCTCAAAATCCCAGCAGTGTCAGGGAAGCAACTGGATTACTTGACCAATCGTTCCAGAATTGTTATAGTAAAGATACGAGTTCAGCAACGGTGATGGCAAGGCACAAAACCTTTGACCCAGAAGATGTCCTAGAAAAAGCCATGGAAACCTTTTGGCTTTATGGCTATGAAGGGACCTCAATGCAGGACTTGGTCAAAACCATGGGGATTAACCGAGGCAGTCTATACGACACCTTTGGTGACAAACGTTCCCTATTCCTGGCTGCGATCGCTCACTACAATGATACCTGTGTTAAAAATGCGATCGCATCCCTAGAAGCCCCCACAGCCTCAAAGCAAGCCATTATCGACTTTTTCTACAACCTGATCGAAGGGGCTGTAGACGATAAAGACCATCGAGGCTGCTTGCTCACCAACACCGCTGTTGAACTTTGTCCCCACGATCCACAGACTAAATCCCGGATTGCTGCTAATTTGCGCTCAGTGGAAAACGCCTTTAAAAAAGCCTTATCCACCGCAACCGAGCAAGGGGAACTCACAACCAACCATGACCTTCAGGCATTAGCCCAATATTTCACCAGTAGTATACAAGGGTTGCGGGTTATCTCCAAGGTCAACCCAGACCCAGAAACCCTAAGAGCTATTGTCAAGGTCATACTTTCCGTTCTCGATTGA
- a CDS encoding glutathione binding-like protein, with the protein MIDLYTFSTPNGRKPAIMLEEVGLPYTVHTINIAKGEQFTPEYVAINPNSKIPAIIDQDTGITVFESGAILIYLAEKTGKLLPTDTAARIQVIEWLMFQMASVGPMFGQLSHFRRFAPEQIPYAIDRYEKETLRLFGVLDQQLAKQEFIVGDYSIADIATYPWVAAYEYLGVTLDNHPHLKRWVETMQQRPAMERGMAV; encoded by the coding sequence ATGATTGACCTATATACCTTTTCCACACCTAACGGACGCAAACCTGCTATCATGCTCGAAGAAGTAGGACTTCCCTACACCGTTCACACAATTAACATAGCAAAGGGAGAACAGTTTACTCCCGAATATGTAGCAATCAATCCCAATAGTAAAATTCCTGCTATCATTGACCAGGATACTGGCATAACAGTTTTCGAGTCAGGAGCAATCCTAATTTATTTAGCAGAAAAGACAGGCAAGTTATTGCCAACCGATACAGCAGCAAGAATACAAGTGATTGAATGGCTGATGTTCCAGATGGCAAGCGTTGGACCAATGTTTGGTCAACTTAGTCACTTCCGACGCTTTGCCCCAGAACAGATTCCCTATGCTATTGATCGCTATGAAAAAGAAACCCTACGTCTGTTTGGTGTCTTAGATCAGCAATTAGCAAAACAGGAATTCATTGTTGGAGATTACTCTATTGCCGACATAGCTACCTATCCTTGGGTAGCTGCCTATGAGTATTTGGGAGTCACCCTAGATAACCATCCCCACCTCAAACGTTGGGTCGAGACAATGCAGCAGCGACCCGCTATGGAACGGGGCATGGCAGTCTGA
- a CDS encoding IS607 family transposase: MALIPLRKAVELTGLSRNTLRKYADNGTIKCERTPSGYRLFDTESLLSLGKRESRQLATICYCRVSSSKQKDDLARQVAYMHSLFPEAEIVKEIGSGLNYKRKGIQAILERLMRGDQLTIVVACRDRLTRFGFELIEYLVSLNGGKILVLDNHESCPESELTADLLSIIQVFSCRVHGLRKYGQKIKEDSSVPKP; the protein is encoded by the coding sequence ATGGCACTAATACCACTCCGTAAGGCGGTCGAACTTACGGGACTTTCTAGGAACACTCTTCGGAAGTATGCAGACAATGGCACGATCAAATGCGAACGAACCCCAAGTGGTTACCGGCTCTTTGATACAGAAAGCCTGCTCAGCCTCGGAAAAAGGGAATCAAGACAGTTAGCAACCATCTGCTACTGCCGAGTCAGCAGCAGCAAACAAAAAGACGATCTTGCCAGACAAGTCGCCTACATGCATTCCCTCTTCCCGGAAGCGGAAATCGTCAAAGAAATTGGCTCAGGACTTAACTACAAAAGAAAAGGAATTCAAGCCATATTGGAACGACTTATGCGCGGAGATCAGCTCACAATTGTTGTTGCCTGTAGAGACAGACTTACCCGATTCGGGTTTGAACTCATTGAGTACTTGGTCAGTCTCAACGGTGGAAAAATCTTGGTTCTCGACAACCATGAAAGCTGTCCAGAATCAGAACTTACTGCAGATCTTCTCTCCATCATTCAAGTCTTCTCTTGCCGCGTTCACGGACTCCGAAAATACGGCCAAAAAATCAAAGAAGATTCGAGTGTTCCTAAACCCTGA